Proteins found in one Litorihabitans aurantiacus genomic segment:
- a CDS encoding extracellular solute-binding protein, with product MTVGETVVGLPQDTGPLVYYYNEAEFERLGLTVPTDVASLTVTAEAAAAQGHYAAAFTPDEAWNWLAAQSAAAGDTWFSAVDGEWKVETDGPGSQVVATLWQGLIDSGSVPVEERWADAFTQMLTDGRLIGHVGAAWEAGFLLDPLDGTPAEGQWRVAQLPDLGAGPVTGPDGGSGVAVMEGCERPAEAVEFAAWFNTQIDDLASQGLVVAATGTPATPEKMTRQFGGQDVLGELATANANLAPDFPYAPGFGSLIAMNEQAAKVTSGATVASVFDVAQTTAVTSLTNLGLPVSE from the coding sequence ATGACGGTCGGCGAGACCGTGGTGGGCCTCCCCCAGGACACCGGACCCCTCGTCTACTACTACAACGAGGCGGAGTTCGAGCGCCTCGGACTGACCGTCCCCACCGACGTCGCGAGCCTGACCGTGACGGCCGAGGCCGCCGCGGCCCAGGGGCACTACGCCGCGGCGTTCACACCGGACGAGGCGTGGAACTGGCTGGCCGCTCAGTCCGCCGCGGCGGGCGACACCTGGTTCTCCGCGGTCGACGGCGAGTGGAAGGTCGAGACGGACGGCCCTGGTTCGCAGGTGGTCGCCACGCTCTGGCAGGGCCTGATCGACAGCGGCTCGGTCCCGGTCGAGGAGCGGTGGGCGGACGCTTTCACCCAGATGCTGACCGACGGCCGCCTCATCGGTCACGTGGGAGCCGCCTGGGAGGCCGGCTTCCTCCTGGACCCGCTCGACGGCACCCCGGCCGAGGGACAGTGGCGCGTCGCGCAGCTGCCCGACCTAGGAGCCGGCCCCGTGACGGGTCCGGACGGCGGTTCCGGCGTCGCGGTCATGGAAGGCTGCGAACGCCCGGCCGAGGCCGTCGAGTTCGCGGCGTGGTTCAACACGCAGATCGACGACCTCGCCTCGCAGGGCCTCGTCGTCGCCGCGACCGGCACACCCGCGACCCCCGAGAAGATGACGCGTCAGTTCGGTGGCCAGGACGTGCTGGGCGAGCTCGCGACGGCGAACGCGAACCTCGCACCCGACTTCCCGTACGCACCGGGCTTCGGGTCGTTGATCGCGATGAACGAGCAGGCCGCCAAGGTCACCTCGGGCGCCACGGTGGCGAGCGTCTTCGACGTCGCACAGACGACCGCCGTCACCAGTCTGACGAACCTCGGGCTTCCGGTCTCCGAGTAG
- a CDS encoding dihydrofolate reductase family protein, whose translation MRRLIYFVATTLDGFIAGPDGDVTIFPFDEDYGRELARDWSDALPTPALAASGLTPPRSRWDAVVMGRGTFQPAIDAGLADPYAHLDTYVVSTTLEPADHPAVTIVDRDPDTFVADLLRRPGGDVWLCGGGRLAATLAPLVDRLVLKVNPVVAGAGTPLFDGEAPVATTRWHLVEQHVYGNGVVMLTYDRDRTATDDGDGDGAPLG comes from the coding sequence GTGCGTCGTCTCATCTACTTCGTCGCCACGACGCTCGACGGATTCATCGCCGGACCGGACGGCGACGTCACGATCTTCCCGTTCGACGAGGACTACGGACGCGAGCTGGCACGGGACTGGAGCGACGCGCTGCCGACGCCGGCGCTCGCCGCGTCCGGCCTGACGCCGCCGCGCAGCCGGTGGGACGCCGTCGTGATGGGACGCGGGACGTTCCAGCCGGCGATCGACGCCGGTCTCGCCGACCCCTACGCCCACCTGGACACGTACGTCGTCTCGACCACGCTCGAGCCCGCCGACCACCCGGCGGTCACGATCGTCGACCGTGATCCCGACACGTTCGTCGCCGACCTCCTGCGCCGCCCCGGCGGCGACGTGTGGCTGTGCGGCGGCGGCAGACTGGCCGCCACGCTGGCGCCGCTCGTCGACCGGCTCGTCCTCAAGGTGAACCCGGTCGTCGCGGGCGCCGGCACGCCGCTGTTCGACGGCGAGGCACCAGTCGCGACGACGCGGTGGCACCTCGTCGAGCAGCACGTCTACGGCAACGGCGTCGTGATGCTGACCTACGACCGCGACCGGACCGCCACCGACGACGGCGACGGCGACGGAGCCCCGCTGGGGTGA
- a CDS encoding excinuclease ABC subunit UvrA, which produces MTTTPTASSATTSVRANDGAPADAHDLIRVVGARENNLTGVDVEIPKRRLTVFTGVSGSGKSSLVFGTIAAESQRMINETYSAFLQGFMPNLARPEVDRLEGLTTAIIVDQERMGANPRSTVGTATDVNAMLRILFSRLGEPHIGSTNAFSFNVPSVSGAGATTTERNGRVVKERQSFTITGGMCPRCEGRGSVSDIDLSEVYDENLSLDEGAIKVPGYTADGWMVKIIGASGFVDPTKPIRDYTPRELDDFLHHEPTKVKIDSSSMTYEGLIPKITKSFLVKDREALQPHVRAFVDRIATFATCPDCDGTRLNAGARSSKVHGRSIADVCQMQISDLAAWVRAIDEPSLAPLLEGLRDTLDSFVEIGLGYLSLDRPSGTLSGGEAQRTKMIRHLGSSLTDVTYVFDEPTIGLHPHDIERMNQLLLQLRDKGNTVLVVEHKPETIAIADHVVDMGPGAGTRGGQVCFTGTVEGLRRSDSVTGRHLDDRAALKGEVRMPTGALEIRGATRHNLDGVDVDVPLGVLTVVTGVAGSGKSSLVHGSIPGRDGVVVIDQGAIKGSRRSNPATYTGLLDPIRKAFAKANGVKPALFSSNSEGACPACNGNGLIFTDLGMMATVSTVCEECEGRRFQAEVLEYTLGGRSIADVLAMPVDQAVEFFAAGEARIPAAHAIVTRLQDVGLGYLGLGQPLTTLSGGERQRLKLATHMGEKGGTYVLDEPTTGLHLADVQQLLGLLDALVDTGRSVIVIEHHQAVMAHADWIIDLGPGAGHDGGRVVFSGTPADLVAQRSTLTGEHLARYVGA; this is translated from the coding sequence ATGACGACGACCCCGACCGCCTCGAGCGCCACCACCTCCGTCCGGGCGAATGACGGCGCCCCCGCCGACGCGCACGACCTGATCCGCGTCGTCGGCGCGAGGGAGAACAACCTCACGGGCGTCGACGTCGAGATCCCCAAGCGCCGTCTGACCGTCTTCACGGGTGTGTCGGGCTCCGGGAAGAGCTCGCTGGTGTTCGGCACGATCGCCGCGGAGTCGCAGCGGATGATCAACGAGACCTACAGCGCCTTCCTGCAGGGCTTCATGCCGAACCTCGCCCGGCCGGAGGTGGACCGGCTCGAGGGGCTGACGACGGCGATCATCGTCGACCAGGAGCGCATGGGCGCGAACCCGCGCTCGACGGTCGGGACGGCCACCGACGTGAACGCCATGCTGCGCATCCTGTTCAGCCGGCTGGGGGAGCCGCACATCGGCTCGACCAACGCCTTCTCGTTCAACGTGCCCTCGGTCAGCGGCGCGGGCGCGACGACGACCGAGCGCAACGGCCGCGTGGTCAAGGAGCGACAGTCGTTCACGATCACGGGCGGGATGTGCCCCCGGTGCGAGGGTCGGGGATCGGTCTCCGACATCGACCTGAGCGAGGTCTACGACGAGAACCTCTCGCTGGACGAGGGCGCGATCAAGGTGCCGGGCTACACCGCCGACGGCTGGATGGTGAAGATCATCGGAGCCTCCGGGTTCGTGGACCCGACCAAGCCGATCCGCGACTACACCCCGCGCGAGCTCGACGACTTCCTGCACCACGAGCCGACCAAGGTGAAGATCGACTCCTCGAGCATGACCTACGAGGGGCTGATCCCGAAGATCACGAAGTCGTTCCTCGTGAAGGACCGCGAGGCCCTGCAGCCGCACGTCCGCGCGTTCGTCGACCGCATCGCGACCTTCGCGACCTGCCCGGACTGCGACGGCACCCGGCTGAACGCCGGTGCCCGGTCCTCGAAGGTCCACGGGCGCAGCATCGCCGACGTCTGCCAGATGCAGATCAGCGACCTCGCGGCCTGGGTGCGCGCGATCGACGAACCGTCGCTCGCGCCGCTGCTGGAGGGGCTGCGGGACACGCTCGACTCGTTCGTCGAGATCGGTCTGGGCTACCTCTCGCTCGACCGGCCCTCCGGCACGCTCTCGGGCGGCGAGGCGCAGCGCACCAAGATGATCCGTCACCTCGGCTCCTCGCTCACCGACGTCACCTACGTCTTCGACGAACCGACGATCGGCCTGCACCCGCACGACATCGAGCGGATGAACCAGCTCCTGCTGCAGCTGCGGGACAAGGGCAACACCGTGCTCGTCGTGGAGCACAAGCCGGAGACGATCGCGATCGCGGACCACGTCGTCGACATGGGCCCGGGTGCGGGCACGCGCGGCGGGCAGGTGTGCTTCACCGGCACCGTCGAGGGGCTGCGGCGCAGCGACTCCGTCACCGGGCGGCACCTCGACGACCGCGCCGCGCTCAAGGGCGAGGTCCGGATGCCGACCGGAGCCCTGGAGATCCGCGGGGCCACGCGGCACAACCTGGACGGCGTGGACGTCGACGTCCCCCTGGGCGTCCTGACGGTGGTGACGGGTGTGGCTGGGTCGGGCAAGAGCTCGCTCGTGCACGGATCCATCCCCGGGCGCGACGGTGTCGTGGTGATCGACCAGGGAGCCATCAAGGGGTCGCGCCGCAGCAACCCCGCGACCTACACCGGCCTGCTCGACCCGATCCGGAAGGCGTTCGCGAAGGCGAACGGCGTGAAGCCGGCGCTGTTCAGCTCCAACTCGGAGGGCGCGTGCCCGGCGTGCAACGGCAACGGGCTGATCTTCACCGACCTCGGCATGATGGCGACGGTCTCGACCGTGTGCGAGGAGTGCGAGGGGCGCCGGTTCCAGGCCGAGGTGCTCGAGTACACGCTCGGGGGCCGGTCGATCGCCGACGTGCTCGCCATGCCCGTGGACCAGGCGGTGGAGTTCTTCGCGGCGGGGGAGGCGCGCATCCCGGCCGCGCACGCGATCGTGACTCGCCTGCAGGACGTCGGTCTCGGCTACCTCGGCCTCGGCCAGCCGCTGACGACGCTGTCGGGCGGTGAGCGGCAGCGTCTGAAGCTCGCGACGCACATGGGGGAGAAGGGCGGCACCTACGTCCTGGACGAACCGACCACGGGTCTGCACCTGGCCGACGTGCAGCAGCTGCTCGGGCTCCTGGACGCGCTCGTGGACACCGGTCGGTCCGTCATCGTGATCGAGCACCACCAGGCCGTCATGGCGCACGCCGACTGGATCATCGACCTCGGGCCGGGCGCCGGGCACGACGGCGGTCGCGTCGTGTTCTCGGGGACCCCGGCCGACCTCGTGGCGCAGCGCTCGACGCTGACGGGGGAGCACCTCGCGCGCTACGTCGGTGCCTGA
- a CDS encoding PLDc N-terminal domain-containing protein yields the protein MTVPDGPASLLPPATYDVVWTLVVGGALVLAVLALVGWGRRRDASLTHLLWFFGILAFPIAGPVVYLVVARHSSAPER from the coding sequence ATGACGGTCCCCGACGGCCCCGCCTCCCTGCTTCCCCCCGCGACCTACGACGTCGTGTGGACCCTGGTGGTCGGCGGCGCACTCGTCCTGGCGGTCCTCGCGCTCGTCGGCTGGGGGCGACGCCGGGACGCGTCGCTCACGCACCTGCTGTGGTTCTTCGGGATCCTGGCGTTCCCGATCGCCGGACCGGTGGTCTACCTCGTGGTGGCGCGCCACTCCTCGGCGCCGGAGAGGTGA
- a CDS encoding shikimate kinase → MSARPAVVLCGPMGSGKSAVGRRLATRLATGFLDSDTEVEETEGRTVAEIFASDGEPRFRDLEHAAVARALTGHDGVLALGGGAVMDARTQEALADYRAAGGVVAYLQVGVRDAMLRIGSAASRPLLAEDPRERWSRLASEREGTYRLVSDLVVVTDRRSPGAVVREIADHLSGAEEWRATTR, encoded by the coding sequence GTGAGCGCGCGCCCCGCCGTCGTGCTCTGCGGGCCGATGGGCTCCGGCAAGAGCGCGGTGGGCCGACGCCTCGCGACGCGCCTCGCGACCGGGTTCCTGGACTCGGACACCGAAGTCGAGGAGACCGAGGGGCGGACCGTGGCGGAGATCTTCGCGAGCGACGGCGAGCCGCGCTTCCGCGACCTCGAGCACGCCGCCGTGGCTCGCGCGCTGACGGGGCACGACGGTGTGCTCGCCCTGGGAGGCGGCGCGGTGATGGACGCCCGCACACAGGAGGCCCTCGCCGACTACCGCGCCGCGGGTGGGGTGGTCGCGTACCTGCAGGTGGGCGTGCGGGACGCGATGCTGCGGATCGGGTCGGCGGCATCGCGACCGCTCCTGGCCGAGGACCCCCGCGAGCGGTGGTCGCGGCTGGCGAGCGAGCGGGAGGGCACCTACCGCCTCGTGAGCGACCTCGTCGTCGTGACCGATCGACGCTCACCCGGCGCCGTGGTGCGGGAGATCGCCGATCACCTCTCCGGCGCCGAGGAGTGGCGCGCCACCACGAGGTAG
- the aroD gene encoding type I 3-dehydroquinate dehydratase has protein sequence MPLFSLPHASSSAPPRIVVPVLGADEHAVLAHAVEVARSGADVAEWRLDAWGAHDGVGAVAMLPRLRAALDGLPVLATYRSRGEGGPGALDDDGYAALLTSLLEGPHDPPEGIDLELTREGSVVAELTTRARAHGVSVVGSSHDFAATPSDDELDTIFDLLAARGSDVLKVAVTPADRGDVLRLLDAAHRAARHGVAVLPVAMGEAGALTRVAGQGWGAPATFAMVGAGSAPGQVPVAVLRRALDAVDDALRAAAGPAGVGVRATCEAHPTGGAA, from the coding sequence GTGCCCCTGTTCAGCCTGCCGCACGCGTCCTCCTCGGCGCCACCCAGGATCGTCGTCCCCGTGCTGGGCGCCGACGAGCACGCGGTGCTCGCGCACGCGGTCGAGGTCGCACGGAGCGGGGCCGACGTCGCCGAGTGGCGGCTCGACGCGTGGGGCGCGCACGACGGCGTCGGTGCGGTCGCCATGCTCCCGCGCCTGCGCGCGGCGCTGGACGGGCTGCCCGTTCTCGCCACCTACCGCTCCCGCGGCGAGGGAGGCCCGGGCGCCCTCGACGACGACGGGTACGCGGCGCTGCTGACGTCGCTCCTGGAGGGTCCGCACGATCCGCCCGAGGGGATCGACCTCGAGCTGACGCGCGAGGGAAGCGTGGTGGCCGAGCTCACGACGCGGGCGCGCGCCCACGGCGTGAGCGTGGTCGGGTCGAGCCACGACTTCGCCGCGACCCCGTCCGACGACGAGCTCGACACGATCTTCGATCTGCTCGCGGCGCGTGGTTCCGACGTGCTGAAGGTGGCAGTGACGCCCGCGGACCGGGGTGACGTGCTGCGGCTGCTCGACGCGGCGCACCGGGCCGCGCGCCACGGGGTGGCCGTGCTGCCCGTGGCGATGGGGGAGGCGGGCGCCCTCACGCGGGTCGCCGGTCAGGGGTGGGGCGCGCCGGCGACCTTCGCGATGGTGGGGGCGGGGTCGGCGCCGGGGCAGGTGCCGGTCGCCGTGCTCCGGCGGGCGCTGGACGCCGTCGACGACGCGCTGCGAGCTGCCGCGGGTCCGGCCGGCGTCGGTGTCCGCGCGACCTGCGAGGCGCACCCGACCGGGGGAGCGGCGTGA
- a CDS encoding RNA polymerase-binding protein RbpA produces the protein MAERTLRGMKIGANSMESEVGVEFAPRVEAVYDCPDGTVLVIPFSAEADIPPIWEAPNGGEALLRDAERPEPGPVKPQRTHWDMLLERRSIAELEDLLNERLDLLRSGALRKSA, from the coding sequence ATGGCAGAGCGCACCCTGCGGGGCATGAAGATCGGCGCCAACAGCATGGAGTCCGAGGTCGGCGTGGAGTTCGCGCCGCGCGTCGAGGCCGTCTACGACTGCCCGGACGGCACCGTCCTGGTCATCCCGTTCTCGGCCGAGGCCGACATCCCGCCGATCTGGGAGGCCCCGAACGGCGGCGAGGCGCTGCTGCGCGACGCCGAGCGCCCCGAGCCCGGCCCGGTCAAGCCGCAGCGCACCCACTGGGACATGCTGCTCGAGCGCCGCTCCATCGCCGAGCTCGAGGACCTGCTCAACGAGCGCCTCGACCTCCTGCGGTCCGGGGCGCTGCGCAAGAGCGCCTGA
- the lnt gene encoding apolipoprotein N-acyltransferase translates to MGASHPALTHRAWLAAPAFALVWTTGEIVRSLVPFGGFPWGRIAFSQTGSPLLRLAALGGATLVSTVVALLALVAATAWWGLRRRHPARAVGAALVVVAVPVAALAVPLDVRAQEGRASVGIVQGNVSEPGLGAFHNAREVIGNHSRGTIGLAGEHAGELDVVLWPENAADYDPRTDDQARDAVELAAETIGAPIMLGTQSYAFDDEGRATARYNDVVLWEPGVGATEVYAKQHPAPFAEYVPLRDLARRFSDAVDLVSVDMAPGREVGIVPVEVDGRSVPFGVAICFEVAYDALVRESVAQGAEVIVVPTNNASFGDTAESEQQLAMTIFRAVEHGRAAVQVSTVGVSGVVTPNGVVTQRTELFTADALTADLPLRTSLTLATRLGVVPDVVVGGLTAVLLALGIGLGRMRGADRERGARAGSGSRRR, encoded by the coding sequence GTGGGTGCGTCGCACCCCGCCCTGACCCACCGCGCGTGGCTCGCCGCACCGGCGTTCGCGCTCGTGTGGACCACCGGCGAGATCGTGCGCTCGCTCGTGCCCTTCGGCGGGTTCCCGTGGGGCCGGATCGCCTTCAGCCAGACGGGGTCTCCGCTCCTGCGCCTGGCCGCCCTCGGGGGAGCGACCCTGGTCTCGACGGTCGTCGCGCTCCTCGCGCTCGTCGCCGCGACGGCGTGGTGGGGCCTGCGACGCCGGCACCCCGCCCGCGCCGTGGGCGCGGCGCTCGTGGTCGTGGCCGTCCCGGTGGCCGCCCTGGCCGTGCCGCTGGACGTGCGGGCGCAGGAGGGGCGCGCGAGCGTCGGCATCGTCCAGGGCAACGTCTCCGAACCCGGCCTCGGGGCGTTCCACAACGCCCGCGAGGTCATCGGGAACCACTCCCGCGGCACGATCGGCCTCGCCGGGGAGCACGCCGGGGAGCTCGACGTCGTGCTCTGGCCCGAGAACGCGGCCGACTACGACCCGCGCACGGACGACCAGGCGCGCGACGCCGTCGAGCTCGCCGCCGAGACGATCGGCGCACCGATCATGCTCGGGACGCAGAGCTACGCGTTCGACGACGAGGGCAGGGCCACGGCACGCTACAACGACGTCGTGCTGTGGGAGCCGGGGGTGGGAGCGACCGAGGTCTACGCCAAGCAGCACCCGGCGCCGTTCGCCGAGTACGTCCCGCTGCGCGACCTGGCGCGGCGGTTCTCCGACGCCGTCGACCTGGTCTCCGTCGACATGGCGCCCGGGCGCGAGGTCGGGATCGTCCCCGTGGAGGTCGACGGCAGGTCGGTGCCGTTCGGCGTCGCCATCTGCTTCGAGGTCGCGTACGACGCTCTGGTGCGCGAGTCGGTCGCCCAGGGCGCCGAGGTGATCGTCGTTCCGACCAACAACGCCTCCTTCGGCGACACCGCCGAGTCCGAGCAGCAGCTGGCGATGACGATCTTCCGGGCGGTCGAGCACGGCCGCGCCGCGGTCCAGGTCTCGACCGTCGGCGTCTCCGGCGTGGTGACGCCGAACGGCGTCGTCACCCAGCGCACCGAGCTGTTCACCGCCGACGCCCTGACGGCGGACCTCCCGCTGCGGACGTCGCTCACGCTCGCGACCCGGCTCGGTGTCGTGCCCGACGTCGTCGTCGGGGGACTGACGGCGGTGCTGCTGGCACTCGGGATCGGTCTCGGTCGGATGAGGGGCGCCGACCGCGAGCGCGGCGCACGCGCCGGGAGCGGATCGCGACGGCGCTGA
- a CDS encoding DEAD/DEAH box helicase, translating into MSSPAERYAASRRRAKQTSAMGPLAQALEDFERSLDFPLDDFQSESCRHLASGQDVLVAAPTGAGKTVVGECAVHLALASGRKAFYTTPIKALSNQKYLDLARVHGADRVGLLTGDVSVNADAPVVVMTTEVLRNMIYAGSSALTDLGYVVMDEVHYLADAFRGPVWEEVILLLVPTVRLVSLSATVSNAEEFGQWLTAVRGTTAVVVSEHRPVPLWQHMMVRSEVVDLYTTRSDGTDPAGAVLNPDLVEAVRRAERSAVGPGDGDGGGHGGRGSRGSAAHRGRGRGGRPDRGGHGSPRGRSDRAGGVRPPRRDTVIERLDVAALLPAIVFVFSRAGCEAAVDQVLASGIRLTTQAEQREIGEILEQTSVRIPAEDLDAVGFSSFAAAAMRGVAAHHAGLLPVFKEAVEALFGAGLVKVVFATETLALGVNMPARSVVVERLVKWDGREHAALTPGEYTQLTGRAGRRGIDVEGHAVVLYASGVDPNAVAGLASRRTYPLRSRFTPTYNMAVNLLTTAPYGRVRDILEQSFAQFQADRSVVGLARQLRKHEDALAGYRESMACDRGDIGAYLDLQRRLSDVEADGQRQRSQARRRAAAESLAGLRTGDVLEIARGRRSAWVVVVDPGTPGFDGPQPQVLGEERQVRTLTAHDAPHGVSVVGRVKVPRAFTARDAQARRDLASSLRNALAAGFSGKAAPRADAAGAATAPGTTDDIARLRAALRAHPCHGCPEREDHLRWARRAEGLQADHDRLSARIASRTASIARDFDRVCEVLLELGYLERDDDAPEPNAGPESAPATHVTASGRWLRRIYAERDLVLAQCLASGAWDQLDAAELAAVATTIVYSSRGDDDGGPRAVPGVSSRLTQALEATTRIAAQVDALEREAGLTPAPPVDTGFVRLAHRWARGESLGDVLSHGDLAAGDFVRWCKQVLDVLDQMAGAAPSPTLRRHAREAMDLVRRGVVAQELV; encoded by the coding sequence ATGAGCTCTCCGGCCGAGCGGTACGCGGCCTCGCGCCGTCGGGCGAAGCAGACCTCCGCGATGGGGCCGCTCGCGCAGGCGCTGGAGGACTTCGAGCGCTCGCTCGACTTCCCCCTGGACGACTTCCAGAGCGAGTCCTGCCGGCACCTCGCCTCGGGGCAGGACGTGCTGGTGGCGGCCCCGACCGGGGCGGGCAAGACCGTCGTGGGGGAGTGCGCCGTCCACCTCGCGCTCGCGTCCGGGCGCAAGGCCTTCTACACCACGCCGATCAAGGCCCTGTCGAACCAGAAGTACCTCGACCTCGCCCGCGTGCACGGCGCGGACCGCGTGGGCCTGCTGACCGGTGACGTCTCGGTGAACGCGGACGCACCCGTCGTCGTCATGACGACCGAGGTGCTGCGCAACATGATCTACGCGGGCTCGTCCGCGCTCACCGACCTCGGCTACGTCGTCATGGACGAGGTGCACTACCTCGCCGACGCGTTCCGCGGCCCCGTGTGGGAGGAGGTCATCCTCCTGCTCGTGCCGACCGTGCGGCTGGTCTCGCTGTCCGCGACCGTGTCCAACGCCGAGGAGTTCGGTCAGTGGCTCACCGCGGTGCGGGGCACGACGGCGGTCGTCGTCTCCGAGCACCGGCCCGTCCCGCTGTGGCAGCACATGATGGTGCGCAGCGAGGTCGTCGACCTCTACACCACCCGCTCCGACGGCACCGATCCCGCGGGCGCCGTGCTGAATCCCGACCTCGTGGAGGCCGTCCGGCGGGCCGAGCGCAGCGCCGTCGGCCCCGGCGACGGCGACGGCGGCGGTCACGGCGGACGCGGTTCTCGGGGGTCGGCCGCGCACCGGGGCCGCGGTCGGGGCGGACGGCCCGACCGCGGCGGCCACGGCTCGCCGCGCGGCCGCTCGGACAGGGCCGGCGGGGTGCGACCGCCGCGCCGCGACACCGTCATCGAGCGCCTCGACGTCGCCGCGCTGCTGCCGGCCATCGTGTTCGTGTTCTCGCGCGCCGGCTGCGAGGCCGCCGTCGACCAGGTCCTCGCCTCCGGCATCCGGCTGACGACGCAGGCCGAGCAGCGCGAGATCGGCGAGATCCTCGAGCAGACCTCGGTGCGGATCCCCGCGGAGGACCTCGACGCCGTCGGCTTCTCCTCCTTCGCGGCCGCCGCGATGCGCGGGGTCGCGGCGCACCACGCCGGTCTGCTGCCGGTCTTCAAGGAAGCGGTCGAGGCGCTGTTCGGCGCCGGCCTCGTCAAGGTGGTGTTCGCGACCGAGACGCTCGCGCTGGGTGTGAACATGCCGGCGCGCTCCGTCGTCGTCGAGCGCCTGGTGAAGTGGGACGGGCGCGAGCACGCCGCCCTCACGCCGGGGGAGTACACGCAGCTGACGGGCCGCGCGGGGCGCCGCGGGATCGACGTCGAGGGCCACGCGGTCGTGCTCTACGCCTCCGGGGTCGACCCGAACGCGGTGGCCGGGCTCGCCTCCCGACGCACCTACCCGCTGCGGTCCCGGTTCACGCCGACCTACAACATGGCGGTCAACCTCCTGACGACGGCGCCGTACGGGCGCGTGCGCGACATCCTCGAGCAGTCCTTCGCCCAGTTCCAGGCCGACCGCTCCGTGGTGGGGCTGGCGCGGCAGCTGCGCAAGCACGAGGACGCGCTCGCGGGCTACCGCGAGTCGATGGCGTGCGACCGCGGGGACATCGGCGCCTACCTCGACCTGCAGCGCCGCCTGTCCGACGTCGAGGCGGACGGGCAGCGGCAGCGGTCCCAGGCGCGCCGGCGCGCGGCCGCCGAGTCGCTCGCCGGGCTGCGGACCGGTGACGTGCTCGAGATCGCGCGCGGTCGGCGCTCGGCGTGGGTCGTGGTGGTCGACCCCGGTACGCCGGGGTTCGACGGACCCCAGCCGCAGGTGCTCGGTGAGGAGCGCCAGGTGCGCACGCTCACGGCGCACGACGCACCGCACGGCGTCAGCGTCGTCGGCCGCGTGAAGGTGCCGCGCGCGTTCACCGCGCGGGACGCGCAGGCGCGCCGCGACCTCGCCTCGAGCCTGCGCAACGCGCTCGCAGCGGGTTTCTCCGGGAAGGCGGCACCGCGGGCCGACGCGGCCGGCGCCGCGACCGCGCCGGGCACGACCGACGACATCGCGCGGCTGCGGGCCGCGCTGCGCGCGCACCCGTGCCACGGCTGCCCGGAGCGCGAGGACCACCTGCGGTGGGCCCGACGCGCGGAGGGGCTGCAGGCCGACCACGACCGCCTCAGCGCCCGCATCGCGAGCCGGACCGCGTCGATCGCGCGCGACTTCGACCGGGTGTGCGAGGTGCTGCTCGAGCTCGGCTACCTCGAGCGCGACGACGACGCGCCCGAGCCGAATGCCGGGCCCGAGTCGGCACCCGCCACGCACGTCACGGCCTCCGGGCGCTGGCTGCGACGCATCTACGCCGAGCGCGACCTGGTCCTCGCGCAGTGCCTCGCCTCCGGCGCGTGGGACCAGCTCGACGCCGCCGAGCTCGCCGCCGTCGCGACCACGATCGTGTACTCCTCCCGGGGCGACGACGACGGCGGGCCGCGTGCCGTCCCCGGCGTCTCCTCACGCCTCACGCAGGCGCTCGAGGCCACCACCCGGATCGCCGCCCAGGTCGACGCGCTCGAGCGCGAGGCGGGCCTGACGCCGGCCCCGCCGGTCGACACCGGGTTCGTGCGCCTGGCGCACCGCTGGGCGCGGGGCGAGAGCCTCGGTGACGTGCTCAGCCACGGGGACCTGGCCGCCGGCGACTTCGTCCGCTGGTGCAAGCAGGTCCTCGACGTCCTCGACCAGATGGCGGGCGCCGCCCCGTCGCCCACCCTGCGCCGGCACGCCCGCGAGGCCATGGACCTCGTGCGGCGCGGCGTCGTCGCCCAGGAGCTCGTGTGA